The following proteins are encoded in a genomic region of Drosophila willistoni isolate 14030-0811.24 chromosome 3R, UCI_dwil_1.1, whole genome shotgun sequence:
- the LOC6647828 gene encoding transcription factor Ouib isoform X2, which yields MLQNVCRVCSRRTDDKTAQSLFVTKAHKLISQINLLTGIVLEPADDLPDLICPMCQKNLKRFIGFRKLCLRSQKKFENHREVKCVVKPQNRAADTHIVCVRRSGRKQNQLEQHETGDTYMKEEPIEVLIKVEHTQDINNDKVEEVDTLDDDIDRLDTTSNNSKHAEKDKEFISLSDEDEEKWLTDEEEDELYLPPAHTLPKRRRHRHQDKTSSEKPPKNLPVFFCDQCGHNVTGKTNFDRHIRKHSGIRPFQCQLCPSRFLSAGELKGHQM from the exons atgttgcaaaatgTATGCCGTGTATGCTCGCGACGCACCGATGATAAAACAGCCCAGAGCCTTTTCGTAACGAAGGCCCACAAACTGATCTCACAAATTAATTTACTAACCGGAATCGTG CTTGAGCCTGCGGACGATCTGCCCGATTTAATATGCCCAATGTGtcagaaaaatttgaaaagatTTATTGGCTTCCGAAAACTCTGCCTAAGAAGCCAAAAGAAATTCGAAAACCATCGGGAAGTGAAATGCGTAGTGAAGCCACAAAATCGCGCAGCAGATACTCATATCGTTTGTGTGAGACGCAGTGGCCGAAAACAGAATCAACTTGAACAGCATGAGACAGGTGACACCTATATGAAGGAAGAGCCGATTGAAGTGTTAATTAAAGTTGAACACACGCAGGACATAAATAACGATAAAGTTGAAGAAGTGGATACGCTAGATGACGATATAGATCGACTAGACACGACTAGCAATAATAGCAAACATGCAGAGAAAGATAAGGAATTTATTTCACTATCAGATGAGGATGAAGAGAAATGGCTTACGgacgaagaagaagatgaaTTATATTTACCGCCAGCTCATACATTACCCAAACGGCGACGCCATCGGCATCAAGACAAAACCTCAAGCGAGAAGCCACCCAAGAATCTGCCCGTCTTCTTTTGTGATCAATGTGGACACAATGTCACGGGAAAGACAAATTTCGATCGACATATAAGAAAGCATAGTGGCATTCGGCCTTTTCAGTGCCA GCTATGCCCTTCCCGATTTCTATCTGCCGGCGAGCTAAAAGGACATCAG ATGTGA
- the LOC6647985 gene encoding cyclin-dependent kinases regulatory subunit, translating into MPADQIQYSEKYYDEKFEYRHVILPADLAKHVPKAHLMTETEWRNLGVQQSPGWVHYMMHAPEPHVILFRRRRVDEKPQPQVATQTQTGAGPATANVCG; encoded by the exons ATGCCTGCCGATCAAATCCAGTACTCTGAGAAGTATTACGATGAGAAATTCGAATACAG GCACGTTATATTACCAGCCGACTTGGCTAAACATGTGCCAAAGGCTCACTTGATGACAGAAACCGAATGGCGTAATCTGGGCGTACAGCAGAGTCCAGGATGGGTGCATTATATGATGCATGCACCGGAGCCGCATGTGATTCTGTTCCGTCGCAGGCGCGTTGATGAAAAGCCACAGCCACAGGTGGCCACGCAAACACAGACGGGTGCCGGGCCAGCTACTGCCAACGTGTGTGGCTAG
- the LOC6647828 gene encoding transcription factor Ouib isoform X1, whose product MLQNVCRVCSRRTDDKTAQSLFVTKAHKLISQINLLTGIVLEPADDLPDLICPMCQKNLKRFIGFRKLCLRSQKKFENHREVKCVVKPQNRAADTHIVCVRRSGRKQNQLEQHETGDTYMKEEPIEVLIKVEHTQDINNDKVEEVDTLDDDIDRLDTTSNNSKHAEKDKEFISLSDEDEEKWLTDEEEDELYLPPAHTLPKRRRHRHQDKTSSEKPPKNLPVFFCDQCGHNVTGKTNFDRHIRKHSGIRPFQCQLCPSRFLSAGELKGHQVSHTGDRNFPCRFCDRSYVNHSGRLRHERTHTNERPFVCSQCGKSFTNSYILKNHILIHTGERLFRCELCQRSFARPTHLTTHYRSNTHKQNVEKSKMKDANGPKDQNNFSYTVERASPEENDQAN is encoded by the exons atgttgcaaaatgTATGCCGTGTATGCTCGCGACGCACCGATGATAAAACAGCCCAGAGCCTTTTCGTAACGAAGGCCCACAAACTGATCTCACAAATTAATTTACTAACCGGAATCGTG CTTGAGCCTGCGGACGATCTGCCCGATTTAATATGCCCAATGTGtcagaaaaatttgaaaagatTTATTGGCTTCCGAAAACTCTGCCTAAGAAGCCAAAAGAAATTCGAAAACCATCGGGAAGTGAAATGCGTAGTGAAGCCACAAAATCGCGCAGCAGATACTCATATCGTTTGTGTGAGACGCAGTGGCCGAAAACAGAATCAACTTGAACAGCATGAGACAGGTGACACCTATATGAAGGAAGAGCCGATTGAAGTGTTAATTAAAGTTGAACACACGCAGGACATAAATAACGATAAAGTTGAAGAAGTGGATACGCTAGATGACGATATAGATCGACTAGACACGACTAGCAATAATAGCAAACATGCAGAGAAAGATAAGGAATTTATTTCACTATCAGATGAGGATGAAGAGAAATGGCTTACGgacgaagaagaagatgaaTTATATTTACCGCCAGCTCATACATTACCCAAACGGCGACGCCATCGGCATCAAGACAAAACCTCAAGCGAGAAGCCACCCAAGAATCTGCCCGTCTTCTTTTGTGATCAATGTGGACACAATGTCACGGGAAAGACAAATTTCGATCGACATATAAGAAAGCATAGTGGCATTCGGCCTTTTCAGTGCCA GCTATGCCCTTCCCGATTTCTATCTGCCGGCGAGCTAAAAGGACATCAGGTCAGTCATACTGGGGATAGGAACTTTCCCTGTCGCTTTTGTGATCGGTCCTATGTTAATCATAGTGGCCGATTGCGTCATGAGCGCACTCACACGAACGAAAGACCGTTTGTCTGTTCGCAGTGTGGAAAATCATTTACCAATtcgtatatattaaaaaaccaCATCCTAATTCATACTGGAGAACGCCTCTTTAG ATGTGAACTTTGCCAGCGTTCTTTTGCACGGCCCACACATTTGACAACGCATTATCGATCGAATACTCACAAGCAGAATGTGGAGAAATCAAAGATGAAAGATGCCAATGGACCAAAGgatcaaaataattttagctATACAGTAGAAAGGGCTTCGCCTGAGGAGAATGATCAGGCGAATTGA
- the LOC6647984 gene encoding sterol O-acyltransferase 1 — translation MADDNEPTTLREQDQGDVDGETLPELQFVREKLQRFQSHMLQDIEKQVSCLIEDVLQGIRQREVRAHEFRQFEGHHETSDRRQVSSFNTYHNRQQNTSTKLANQSASFSKMDVNDSPKKGTTSTARIKGRLPDKVFVARDSYLTALLEVAHMRTIYHIFYIILVMFLLNVIFHDYFVEGQINFALGTFRGGLRRLHWVMGAWILEHIFVLALYYAFQGWALVRHKLKPQGSLQRFWSHSCLIMYISSQLVFGYVSSSLCLKFQLPFVSACVLLLESTRLLMKMHAFVRYNSQRVLCGKQKVDGVDPNGNENASLSAGRPFIPPLQCYVYFLFAPTLIYRDSYPRTSHIRWKFALNRLLEVVAVAFLYAFIHERHIEEHFGKFGLEPMGAPQLIVKLFGMMLPSAVIFLCGFYLILHSWLNFTSELLRFGDRMFYKDWWTSHNYDGYYRNWNVVVHDWLYEYVYKDVYTYVFKGSKLAASLLVFLISALVHEQVLGFALQMFFPVMFILFFVVGVALVFLMRSAPKILGNIFLWFSLILGNGMLISLYAMEYYAKKNCDLKYDSWRDHLVPAIWRCYN, via the exons ATGGCAGATGACAATGAGCCAACAACACTTCGTGAGCAAGACCAAGGAGATGTAGACGGCGAAACACTTCCCGAACTTCAGTTTGTTCGTGAAAAGCTGCAACGTTTTCAATCACATATGCTGCAGGATATTGAGAAGCAAGTCTCCTGTCTGATTGAGGATGTACTTCAGGGTATACGGCAGCGTGAAGTGCGTGCCCACGAGTTTCGGCAGTTTGAAGGTCACCATGAAACATCAGACAGACGGCAAGTCAGCAGTTTCAATACCTATCACAATCGACAGCAAAATACTTCCACAAAATTAGCAAATCAATCTGCGTCTTTCTCGAAAATGGATGTTAATGATAGTCCAAAAAAGGGCACAACATCCACAGCGAGAATCAAGGGGCGACTGCCCGATAAAGTGTTTGTGGCCCGAGATTCGTATCTTACTGCTCTTCTCGAGGTTGCGCATATGCGCACCATTTATCACATATTCTACATTATTCTGGTCATGTTTCTGCTCAATGTGATCTTTCATGATTATTTTGTGGAAGGACAAATTAATTTCGCTCTGGGCACATTTCGCGGAGGCCTCCGGAGATTGCATTGGGTGATGGGCGCATGGATATTGGAGCATATATTCGTGTTGGCTCTGTACTATGCCTTTCAAGGTTGGGCTTTAGTTAGGCATAAGCTCAAACCGCAAG GGTCGCTGCAACGGTTTTGGTCTCACAGTTGTCTAATTATGTACATCAGTTCCCAATTGGTCTTTGGCTATGTGTCCTCATCGCTTTGCCTCAAATTCCAATTGCCCTTCGTCAGTGCCTGCGTGTTGCTGCTGGAGAGTACGAGGCTCCTTATGAAGATGCATGCTTTCGTGAGATACAACTCACAACGAGTGTTGTGTGGAAAGCAAAAAGTTGATGGAGTCGATCCTAATGGGAACGAGAACGCAAGCTTGTCTGCTGGTCGGCCCTTCATTCCGCCTCTGCAGTGTTATGTCTATTTCCTGTTTGCTCCCACGCTGATCTATAGGGATAGCTATCCACGCACGTCGCATATACGCTGGAAGTTTGCCCTAAATCGTCTTTTGGAGGTGGTAGCTGTTGCTTTCCTCTATGCTTTCATACATGAACGTCATATAGAGGAACATTTCGGAAAGTTTGGTCTGGAGCCAATGGGAGCCCCGCAGCTGATAGTCAAACTATTTGGCATGATGCTACCAAGTGCTGTGATCTTTCTTTGCGGATTCTATCTAATTTTGCATTCCTGGCTGAATTTCACCTCGGAGCTGTTGCGATTTGGCGACCGCATGTTTTACAAGGACTGGTGGACTTCACACAACTACGATGGCTACTATCGTAATTGGAATGTGGTTGTCCATGATTGGCTGTACGAATATGTCTACAAAGATGTCTATACGTATGTATTCAAGGGTTCCAAGCTGGCTGCCTCGTTGCTGGTTTTCCTGATATCAGCTTTAGTGCACGAACAAGTATTAGGATTCGCCCTACAAATGTTCTTTCCCGTCATGTTTATCCTATTTTTTGTCGTTGGCGTTGCTTTGGTGTTTCTCATGCGGAGTGCTCCCAAAATTTTGGGAAACATATTCCTGTGGTTCTCTCTCATCTTGGGCAACGGCATGCTTATCTCACTATACGCTATGGAGTACTATGCGAAAAAGAACTGCGATCTGAAGTATGATAGTTGGAGGGATCACCTCGTGCCGGCCATTTGGCGTTgctataattaa
- the LOC6647986 gene encoding transmembrane protein 216, producing MNASLIYEILMYLNSFYFGMYAAFEVGVGVLKAINLNYGENVLSREASILLSLCLIETVRIVFGRKSSLSDRGWQATASVILTLPSLAIVIYLCCFQTYVLKLEIILSALMITLQGAELIYASIFICTMCRPVTYT from the exons ATGAACGCCAGCCTCATCTATGAGATACTTATGTATCTAAACTCATTCTATTTTGGCATGTACGCCGCCTTCGAGGTGGGCGTGGGCGTTCTAAAGGCAATCAATTTGAATTACGGTGAAAATGTCTTATCACGTGAAGCGAGCATACTACTATCGCTTTGCCTTATTGAAACAGTACGCATTGTCTTCGGACGCAAGAGTAGTCTAAGTGATCGTG GCTGGCAAGCAACTGCATCCGTAATATTAACACTGCCCAGTCTTGCTATTGTTATCTATTTATGTTGTTTTCAAACCTATGTTCTCAAACTCGAAATTATTCTGAGTGCCTTAATGATCACACTACAAGGAGCTGAACTAATTTATGCcagcatttttatttgtacaATGTGTCGACCCGTTACCTACACCTAG
- the LOC6647987 gene encoding transmembrane protein 216, whose amino-acid sequence MPPKRPPPLVPKKPNPSMNYEVLIYLNSFYFGMFACCEMAMGLLKAINLSYTGHTLMQDSAVMISFIVLETIRLIMGRKGSLAERGWTAILSVFLTAPCFLGVSYLLLLQTYRLRLEYCLCTLQIALYLTEVWYAIVFVFSLCRPVTYD is encoded by the exons ATGCCACCAAAACGTCCACCTCCGTTGGTTCCCAAGAAACCAAATCCTAGCATGAACTATGAGGTGTTAATCTATTTGAATTCGTTTTACTTTGGCATGTTTGCCTGCTGTGAGATGGCAATGGGACTGCTGAAGGCGATCAATCTTAGTTATACGGGTCACACGCTAATGCAAGATTCGGCAGTAATGATTAGCTTTATAGTTTTGGAGACAATACGTCTGATAATGGGACGCAAGGGTTCATTGGCCGAGAGAG gTTGGACAGCAATACTATCGGTTTTTCTGACTGCTCCCTGTTTCCTGGGTGTCTCCTATCTTTTGTTGCTACAAACCTACCGATTGCGTCTGGAATATTGCCTGTGCACGCTACAGATTGCCCTTTATCTGACCGAAGTTTGGTATGCCATAGTCTTCGTTTTCTCACTATGTCGTCCAGTAACTTATGATTAG
- the LOC6647827 gene encoding uncharacterized protein LOC6647827, whose product MEKNQKCEETVGQSLSSSSRRVMWKQNDEEETYDSLVNCRRSPVPGLCVTVQPKTSSNSSAQHEEVSTSFPKRSANENWLHIMKEMRRKMATQGNVAMSSPQTSATSLPEDRVATYWQHLFGNIIEKQLDNSKDQEGHSSLDKPNLGLRYKPSHESLQRCADHQAGSKQMMTDFKMESCSLPPQQSCVVREVAPKFAQRMPTSVQNDTDSCCSGDLEGPKNSPVVKLSNASNSVSHSHPAQQQQQRFRTEVISVHVSSPSCDSSVANRRTIQFGSKRRSNSKVTTTGNATSSTSSTPALCNKPSTGASQALNGNTGFPTFRQRQQELHRYRLQIEQRRLDLLELKIAREREDAIHNEILFHKDLQIKENQIKAYEDNDCSNA is encoded by the exons ATGGAGAAAAATCAAAAGTGTG AAGAGACCGTTGGACAATCCTTGTCGAGCAGCAGTCGTCGCGTTATGTGGAAGCAAAATGATGAGGAGGAAACATATGACTCTCTGGTCAATTGCAGGCGTTCCCCGGTTCCCGGTTTATGTGTAACAGTACAGCCCAAAACCAGTTCCAACTCCTCCGCTCAGCATGAGGAGGTATCTACTAGCTTTCCAAAACGCTCGGCCAATGAGAATTGGTTGCATATTATGAAGGAGATGCGTAGAAAGATGGCCACACAGGGAAATGTGGCTATGTCCAGCCCACAGACTTCAGCAACTTCCCTGCCGGAAGACCGTGTAGCCACCTACTGGCAGCATTTGTTCGGCAACATCATTGAAAAGCAGTTAGACAATAGTAAGGACCAAGAGGGTCACTCTTCGCTCGACAAACCCAATTTGGGGTTGCGTTATAAACCTTCCCACGAGTCATTGCAACGGTGTGCAGATCATCAGGCAGGTTCCAAACAAATGATGACAGACTTTAAAATGGAGTCCTGCAGCTTGCCGCCGCAACAGTCTTGCGTGGTGCGTGAGGTAGCACCAAAATTTGCCCAGCGCATGCCTACATCAGTACAGAATGACACGGATTCTTGTTGCTCCGGCGACTTGGAGGGCCCGAAAAATAGTCCTGTCGTTAAGTTGTCCAATGCCAGCAATTCGGTCTCTCATAGCCATCCAgctcaacagcagcagcaacgtttCAGAACCGAAGTGATCAGTGTCCATGTATCCAGCCCAAGTTGTGACTCTTCCGTGGCTAATAGGCGTACAATCCAATTCGGATCCAAGCGTCGCTCTAATTCCAAGGTGACTACAACTGGTAACGCAACCAGCTCCACTTCCTCAACGCCAGCTTTATGCAATAAGCCATCGACTGGTGCCAGTCAAGCCCTCAATGGAAACACTGGCTTCCCAACATTCCGCCAACGGCAGCAGGAACTGCATCGCTATCGTCTTCAGATCGAGCAGCGGCGGCTCGATCTACTTGAACTGAAGATAGCACGCGAACGTGAAGATGCCATCCATAATGAGATACTCTTCCACAAAGACCTACAAATCAAAGAGAATCAGATCAAGGCATATGAAGACAACGACTGCTCCAATGCATAG